In the Cellulomonas sp. C5510 genome, AGGTCGGGGAACCCGGGGGCCTCCGCCGCCGCGCGCGCGTAGGCCTCGACCAACCGCGGCAGGTTCTTGCGGGGCTCGAGCGTGCCGCACCACAGCACGTAGGGGCGGTCCACGCCGTGCCGCCGCCGCCAGGCGGCCCGCTCGGACGGCGTCACCTCGGGCACGCGGACGCCGTGCGGGACGACGTCCACGCGGTCGGCGTCGACGCCCTCCGCGACGCAGTCGTCGCGCGTCGCGCGCGACGGGACGACCACACGCGCCGCCTCGGCCCGCGTGATGTCGAGCGCGCGACGGAAGAACGCGTTGCCGCGCGGGGTGAAGTGGCCGGGGTCCCGGAGGAACGCGAGGTCGTGCACCGTGACGACCAGCGGCGCCCGGTGCCCGGGCACCGCCCACGTGGTGGCGTGCACCACGTCCACCCGCCCGGCGGGCCCGTCCGCGCGCGGCCGGCGCAGGCGCGACCACGACTCGTACAGCGCCCGGCGCGGCAGCGCCGAGCGCACCACCGGCACCCCGAGGCCCCCGTCGTCCCCGGCGTCGCCGCGTGCGGCGAGACCCACCGGCCGCACGCCCGCCGACGGCAGGGCGGCGACGAGCTCGCGGATGTACGAGCCCGAGCCTCCCGGCACCGGCTGCCAGAGCTGCTCCACGGTCAGGGCGACGTCCACGGGCGCGAGCCTAGACTGCCGGTCGTGCCCGCTCCCGCGTCCGTCCGCGTCGTCGTCGTCACGTGGAACGGGGCCCACCTGCTGCCGGACTGCCTGGACTCCCTGCGGGCGCAGACAGTCGCGGACGAGCTCGAGGTGCTCGTCGTCGACAACGCGTCGTCCGACGGCACGACGGAGCTGCTCGCCGAGCGGTACCCCGACGTGCACGTGGTGCGGGCACCCCGGAACCTGGGCTTCGCCGGCGGCGCCGCGCTCGGCTGCCGCGGTTTCGGCGGCGACTGGGTGGCGCTGCTCAACAACGACGCCGCGTTCGCCCCCGACGCCGTGGAGCGGCTGCGGGCCGCCGCGACCGCGCCGGGTGCCGAGGACGTCGGGGCGGTCACGGCGCGCCTGCTGCTGTCCGAGCCGGACGGGGGTGCGCCACGCCGCGTGAACTCCACCGGGAACGTCGTGACCCGCGCGGGCACCGGGGCGGACCGGGACTGGCTCGCTCCCGTCGGCCAGGAGTCCACCGACCCGGACGTCTTCGGGTTCTGCGGCGGTGCCGCCCTGCTGCGCCGCCGGGCGCTCGAGGAGGTCGGCGGGTTCGACCCGGAGCTGTTCCTGTACTACGAGGACACCGACCTGTCCTGGAAGCTGCGCGCCGCGGGCTGGCGGGTGGTCTACGCGGCGGACGCCGTGGCGGTCCACCGGCACGCGGCGAGCAGCGACGCGGCGTCGCCGCTGTTCCGGTACCAGAACACGCGCAACTCGCTCACCGTGTTCACCCGCCACGCGCCCGCCTGGGTGGTCACCGCGTCCGCGGCCCGGCAGCTCGCGGGTCTGCTGCGCGCCGCCGCGCGCTCCGGCCCGCGGGACCCGCTGGTGCGCGCCCGGTGGCGTGGCCTGCGGGACTGGGCGCTGCGCCTGCCCCGGACGCTCGCCGAGCGGCGGGCCGTCTGGACCGGCGCCCGGGTACCGCGCGCCGAGGTCGCGCGGTACCTCCGCGGGGGCTGAGCGCGACGCCGCCCGGTCCCCCGGGTGTGCGCGCCGACGGGGGCCACCCACAGGTCGGACCGGTACGCTCAACCGTCGGCACGACCTGACGGAAAGGCGTTCTCTTGGTGCGGTTCTGCAGCGTCGCGGCCGGGGTCGACCCGGTCGCGCTGCGCCTGACGCTCGACGACGCGCTGCGCCACCACCCGGGCAGTCGCGGTGTCGTGCTCGACGTCGACGGCTCGACCACCGCCTGGGACGGTGTGGACGTCGTGACGCCGTCCGACATCGGCGTCCCCGACCGCATGCTGCACGCCGCCGGGCTGCTGGCCGACCCGCCGCTGCTGCGCTCCTGGCTCCTGCCCCGGCTGCTCGCGTACGTCGCCCGCGAGGAGCGCGTCGCGGTCCACCTGTCGGCTGGCCTGCGGGTGCTCGCCCCGCTCGACGCCCTGCTCGACGGCGCCCGCGAGCGGGGGCTCGCCCTGGTCGCGCGCTGCGACGGCCTGCCGCCGCACGACGGCCTCAGCCCGACGTCCACCGAGGTCGTCGACGCCGGTCCCTACCGGGAGGCCGCGCTCGCCGCCACCGCGGGTGCACTGCCACGCATCGAGCAGTGGATCGCCGAGTCCGACCTGGGCCGGCCGTCCGCGTGGCAGGCGCTCGCCGCCGTGACCGACCCCCTGGTGCTGGCCGCCGGCACCGTGCTGTCGCGGTGGTGCCTGTGCGCCCGCACCACCGTGCAGGAGGAGGACGGGACGGTCACCGCGGACGGCGTCCCCGTGCTGGCCGTCGACCTGGCGGAGTTCGACCCCGCGCGGCCCTGGCTGCTGTCCACCGCCGGGGCGGACACGACGCGCGCACGCCTCACGGACCACCCCGTCGTCCGCGACCTGTGCGAGCGGCACGCCACGGAGATGCGGGCAGCCGGGTGGACCCCGGGGTCCCGCCCCGTGGAGCCCTTCCGGCTGACCCCCGCCGGCCTGCCGGTGGACACCGCCATGCGCCGCGCGTACTGGGACGCGGTGGTCGACGTGCCCGACGGCTCCCCGGAGCCCCCCGACGCCTTCGACACGCAGGACCCCGGCGCGTTCGCGCGCTGGCTGGACGAGGTCGTCACCGACGGGGTCCCGCTCACCCGGTACCTGCTCGCGCTGTACCAGGACCGCGAGGACCTGCGGCGGGAGTTCCCGCACGTGCCGGGGGCGGACAGCGCGCGGTTCGTCGACTGGCTCGACCTGCACGCGCGGCACGAGAACGACTACGCGGTGCCGCTGCTGGAGTCGGGGTCGCGGATCGCCCGCGAGGCGGCCCGGCACCCGCGGCCGGACCGCCGCGCGCCCGGTCTGAACGTCGCCGGCTACCTCCAGGGCGAGCTGGGCATCGGCGAGTCGGCGCGCCTCATGGTGCGGGCCCTCGCGACGACCCACGTCCCGTACTCGACCATCTCCGTGGGGCGGCACCTGCAGTCCCGCCAGGCGACGGAGCTCGGGGGGCTCGCCGGCGCCCCGCAGCGGTTCGACCTCACGCTGCTGTGCGTCAACGCCGACCAGACGGGCGCCGCGCTCGACGCCGAGCCCGACCTCCTGCGCTCCCGCTACCGGATCGGGATGTGGTACTGGGAGGTCGAGGACTTCCCCGCGACCATGCACGGGGGCTTCGGGCACCTCGACGAGGTCTGGGTCGCATCCGATTTCGTCCGCGACGCCGTCGCCCGTCACACGTCGCTCCCCGTGGTCACGGTGCCGCCCCCGCTGCCGCAGGCCTCGGCACCGACGTCGCTGACCCGCGCCGACCTCGGTCTGCCCGAGGACCGGCCCGTCGTGCTCTTCTCGTACGACTACCTCAGCACGGCCGAGCGCAAGAACCCCGTCGGCGCGGTCGAGGCGTTCCGTCGCGCGTTCGCCCCGGGCGAGGGGCCCGTGCTCGTCCTGAAGTCGATCAACGCCGACAAGCGCGTCGGCGACGCCGAGCGGCTGCGGCTGCGCGTGGCCGACGAGCCGGACGTGGTGCTCATGGACACCTACCTGAGCGCCGACGCCCGTGACGCCCTCGTGCAGCACTGCGACGCGTACCTCTCGCTGCACCGCTCCGAGGGCCTGGGACTGACGATCGCCGAGGCCATGGCGTACGGCAAGCCGGTCGTCGCGACCGGGTACAGCGGCAACCTCCAGTTCATGACGCCCGAGAACTCGTTCCTCGTGCCGTGGACGCCGACCCGCATCCCCGAGCACTGCGAGCCGTACCCCGCGGGGTCCCGCTGGGCCGACCCGGACCTCGATGCCGCGGCTGCGGCACTGCGCACGATCGTGGACGACCCCGCGCTCGCGACCGCCCGCGGCCAGCGCGCCGCGTACGACATCCGCGAGCTGCACTCGCCCCAGGTCGCGGGCGCCCGGATCGCCGCGCGGCTCACGGAGGTCCGCTCGGAGCTCCCCCGCCTCGTGTGGCGCTCGCGCGCCCGCCGGGTCCGGGACATCGCGACGCGCGCGCTCCGCAGCCGCTGACGCCCGGGGGTCCTGACCGGGCGCGCGACGAGGGGCCGGGTCCGTGCGGACCCGGCCCCTCGTCGTGAGCCCCTCAGTCCTCCTGCTGGGCGGCCTCGGCGCCGCCGAGCACCCGCCGCACGCGGCCCGTCGCGCGTCGCACGACCTCGCGCGGCCCCCCGGCGGACAGGTACTGCCTGGCCAGCAGCAGGTCGTCGCGGACCGAGGGTCGCCGGCGCTGGAACGCGCGCGCGGACGCCGTCGGCGCGCCCAGGGCGTGGGCGAGGTCGACCGCGCGGCGCGGGTCGCGGCAGAACTCCACCAGCGGGCGCAGCGCGGTGCTCCACGTGAACCGGGTGGCGAACGCGCGGACGTTCTCCCGGGCCGCCGCAGCCGCCGCGGGGTCGTACAGCATCTCCTCGAGCGCCGCGGCGAGCGCCTCGACGTCCCGCTCCGGCACGACGCGACCCAGGCCGTGGTCCCGGATCAGCTCGCCGAACGTGTCGCCGCCCGTCGCGACGATCGGCAGCGACGCCCACAGGTAGTCCAGGATGCGGGTGCGGAACGAGTACGCCGTCTCGATGTGCAGGAAGTGCGTCGACACGCCGACGTCCGCGTCCATGAGGTAGTCGGCGCGCTCCGCGTACGGCACCCAGCCGTGGTTGAAGAAGACGTGCTTGCCGGTGAGGCCCAGCTCCTCGGCGAGCTGCTGCGTCTCCCACGCCATCTTCATGTCCGGCACACCCGGGTTCGGGTGCTTGAGCCCCATGAAGTACAGCCGGATGTCCGGGTGGGCCCCCTTGAGCCGGTCGACCGCACGCAGCAGGGTCAGCGGGTCGAACCAGTTGTAGACCCCACCACCCCAGATGATGACCTTGTCGTCCGGCCCGATGCCCTCCACCTGGCCGCGGATCGCCGACCGGCGCTGCACCGGCGGCTCGTCCGGGATGCCGAACGGCACCACGCTGATGAGCGCGTCCAGGCTGGCGTCCTCGTCGTACACGGCCGGGTTGACGCGTCCCTGCCCGGCGAGCTGCCCGAGCCAGAAGTCGCGCTGCTTCTCGGACGCGCACAGCAGGAAGTCCGCCCGGCGGAGCTGCTCGTTGAGCGCCCGCGTCGTCTCCCGGACGGCGAGCGCACGCCCGCCGGGGCCGAGGTCGCGCGCCTGCTCGAGCTGCTCCAGGTGCATCGGGTCGTACACGTCCGCGACGATGACCTTGCTGCTCTTCTTGAGCCACGGTGCGGCTTCGAGCAGGAAGCCCTGGAACACGATGACGTCGGCCCACTCGGACGCCTCCTGCAGGGAGCGTCCCGACACGTACTCGGCCGTGAAGTCCTCGGCGGTCACCTGGCAGCCGCCGGTCGACACCAGGCGGACCTCGTGCTCCGGCGCGAGCGCGCGGGCGATCTCCCACGCGCGGATCGCCGGGCCCGCCATCCGCTCGAGCAGCGGCTCGCCCGTCACGACGAGCACGCGCTGCCGGGACGCGAAGTGGTCCGCGATACCGAACGCCTCCACCAGCGTGCGGTGCGCCTCGAGGTACGTGGGGAACCCGTACGCCGGCTCGATGGCGTGCCGGAACAGCGGGAAGAGGTCCCGGTCCGTGCGGCGGCGGCGGGCCTGGAGCTCCTTGCGGGTCTCCAGCAGGCTCGGCAGGTTCTCGGTGAAGTAGTCGATGGCGTAGGGCCCGGTGAGCGCCATCTTCTGCACCTCGACCGTGCCGACGTCGTCGTTGCCGGGCGACCGCTGCAGGTCCAGGACCGTCGCGTCCGTGTCCGTGCGCGCGAGCGAGCGCCGTACGGCGAGCGCCATCGCCGCGGGCAGCGCGCGGGCGAGCGTCTCGTCGTCGAAGTTCTTGTACATCGACAGCAGCGCGTTCCGCTCGAGCAGGTAGCTCTCGCGGTAGTTGCCGAACTTCTTCATCGTCACGTGGTGCTTGTGGTAAGCGACGGAGCCCGGGACGTACCGCACGCGGTAGCCCAGCAGGTTCAGGCGCCAGCCGAGGTCGACGTCCTCGTAGAACATGAAGAACCGCTCGTCGAACCCGCCGACCTCGCGGAACACCGTCGCCGGCATGACCGTCGCGGCGCCGGTCGCGAACAGCACGTCCTTCGGCCGGTCGAACTCCGGGGAGTCCGCGCGCCCGACCTCGCGCTTGTAGCCCATGCCGAACCAGGTCAGCGAGCCGTCGACGTAGTCGATCGCCTGGCCGTCCCAGTCGAGCACCTTGCTCGCGACCGCGCCGATCCACGGGTCCTCGCGCAGCGCCGCCACGGCAGCCGACACCCACTGCGCGTGCGGCCGGGCGTCGTTGTTGAGGAACGCCACGAACTCGCCCGTCGCGTGGTCGACGCCGAGGTTGCACCCGCCGGCGAAACCGGTGTTGGAGCCGGCCTCCACCACGGTGGCGCCCGGCACGGCGGCACGGATGCGCTCGGCGCTGCCGTCCCCCGAGTCGTTGTCCACCACGATCAGCTCGAGCCGGTCGGCCGGCCAGTCCATCTCCTGGAGGTGCCCCAGGCACGTGATCGTGTCGTCGGCGCCGCGGTAGTTCACCAGCACCACGGACACCACGCCCGGACGGACGACCTGCTCGCCCCCTGCGAAACGCTTCATGTTCTCGATCAGCCCTCTACCAGTTCCAGGTCGTGGTCGACCATGCGTGCCACGACCTCCTCGAACTCCACCGTGCGGCGCCAGCCCAGCTCGCGCTCCGCCTTGCTCGGGTCGCCGACCAGCACCGACGCGTCCGCCGGCCGCACGAACCGGGGGTCGGTGGTCACGAAGCGCTCCCAGTCGTCCCCCACGCCGGCGCGGCGCAGCGCCGCCTCGGCGAAGTCGCGGACCGAGTGCGTCCGCCCGGTCGCCACCACGAAGTCGTCGGCGACGTCGTGGCGCAGCGCCCGCACCATCGCGTCCACGTAGTCCGGCGCCCAGCCCCAGTCGCGGCGCGCGTCCAGGTTGCCCAGCGCGATCACGCCCTCGCCGGTCCGGCCGATCGCGGCCGCGGCGGCGGTGATCTTGCGGGTGACGAACGTGGTCGGGCGCAGCGGGGACTCGTGGTTGAACAGGATGACGGTCGCCGCGTGCAGGCCACGGCCGCGGTACACGGCGGTCTGGTGGTGGGCGAACGCCTTCGCCGACCCGTACGGGTTCACGGGACGCAGCGGCGTCCGCTCGTCCTGCGGCTCGACCTCCGGCTGGCCGAAGATCTCCGCGCTCGACGCCTGGAGGAACCGCACCGGCCGGCCGGAGGACTCCTGCAACCGGTACGCGGACTCGAGCAGCGCCGTGACCGCGAGCCCGCTGAGCCGCGCCGTCAGCACCGGCTCCGCCCAGGACGTCGCGACCGAGGAGATGCCCGCGAGGTTGACGACCTCGTCGGGCGCGACGTCGGCGACCAGCGCCGCCAGGGCGTCGAGGTCGCCGAGGTCGCCCTCGTGCAGCACCACCCCGGGGTGCCGCCGCCGCAGCGCAGGCGCGGCCTCGTCCCCCGGCCGCACCAGCCCGTGGACCTCGGTCCCCTCCTCGAGGAGGCGCTCGAGGAGGTACGTGCCGTCCTGACCGGTGACGCCCGTGACGAAGGTCGTGGTCACCGGCTCACCGCCCGCTGAGCGCGCGCTGCTCCGCCAGGTCGTTCTCGACCATCATCCCGACGAGCTGCTGGAAGCCGACCTGCGGCTGCCAGCCGAGGACGTCCTTGGCCTTCGACGGGTCGCCGATCAGCAGGTCGACCTCCGCGGGGCGCATGAACGCCGGGTCCTGCTTCACGTGGGGGGCCCAGTCGGTGATGCCGACGTGCGCGAACGCGGCGTCGAGCAGCTCGCCGATCGAGTGGGTCTCCCCCGTCGCGACGACGTAGTCGTCGGCCTGGTCCTGCTGCAGCATCCGCCACATCGCCTCGACGTAGTCGCCGGCGAAGCCCCAGTCGCGCTTGGCGTCGAGGTTGCCCAGCGTCACGTGCTCCTGCAGCCCGAGCGAGATGCGCGCGACGGCCTGCGAGACCTTGCGGGTCACGAACTCCGGGCCGCGGCGCGGGGACTCGTGGTTGAACAGGATCCCCGACGAGGCGTGCATCCCGTACGACTCGCGGTAGTTGATCGTCATGTAGTGGCCGAACACCTTCGCCACGCCGTACGGCGAGCGGGGCCACAGCAGCGTCGACTCGCGCTGCGGGACCTCCTGCACCTTGCCGAACATCTCGGACGACGACGCCTGGTAGAAGCGCACCTTGCTCACGTCCTCGCCGGCGTACAGGCGCACGGCCTCGAGGATGTTGAGCACGCCCTTGCCCGTCACGTCGCTCGTCAGCGCTGCGTTCTCCCACGAGTACGCGACGAACGAGATCGCGCCGAGGTTGTACACCTCGTCCGGCTGCGACGCGTTGAGCGCGCGGATCAGGCTCGACATGTCGGTGAGGTCGCCGGTGAGCAGCTTCACCCCGGGCACCGTGCGGCGGACCAGCTCGAGCTTCGGGTTGTTCTGGCCGCGGATGAGGCCGAACACCTCGTAGCCCTTCGAGAGCAGCAGCTCGCTCAGGTAGAGGCCGTCCTGGCCGGTGATGCCGGTGATGAGTGCGCGGGGCATGGCTCTCAGGTTCCTGTCGACGGGAGGTTGCGGTGTCCGAGCATATCGGCCCGGCAGGCCCGCTGACGGCGCGAGATCCCTGTACCTGGCGCCCGGGCACCGAGGGGGTTCACCTAGGATGCCCGGGTGACTGCGCAGACGTTCGTGTCGTACGCCCAGAACCGCGAGGACGTCGTGCTCCGGCGGGCCCTGCGGGACGTCGAGCGGGGCAGCTACGTCGACGTCGGGGCCAACGACCCCCGGCGCTTCTCCCTCACGCGCGGCTTCTACGACCAGGGGTGGAGCGGCATCACGGTCGAGCCCGTGCCGTACTTCGCCGCCGCACACCGCGACGAACGGCCGCGGGACACCCTGGTCGAGGCCGCCGTCACCGACCGCGACGTGGAGTCGGTGACGCTGCACGTCATCGAGGACACCGGGCTGTCGACCCTGGTCGACGAGGTGTCGTCGCGCCACGGGCGTGACGGCTGGGAGAGCCGCGATGTGGTCGTCCCGGCCCGGAGCCTGGACCGTATCCTCGAGGACGCCGGGTGGGACGGTCGGGACCTGCACTTCGTGTCGGTCGACGTCGAGGGCGCGGAGCCCGAGGTGCTGCGTTCGTTCGACCTTGCTCGCTGGCGGCCCTGGATCCTCGTGGTCGAGTCGACGGCTCCGCGCAGCACCGAGCAGACCCACCACGCGTGGGAGCCCGCCGTGCTGGCCGCCGGCTGGGTGCCGTGCCTGTTCGACGGGTTGTCCCGGTTCTACGCCTCGCCCGACCACCCCGAGCTGGTCGAGCTGCTGTCCTACCCCGCCTGCCCGCTGGACGAGTACGACACCGACACCGACCGGCAGCGCCGCGACACCATCGAGCGCCAGCAGCGCGCCCTGGACGCGTCGGGGGCCGAGACCGTCCGGTGGCGGACGGCCGCGCTGACCCGGTGGGCGCAGGCCGCGACCCTGAGCACGGAACGCGCTGCGGCGGAGGCCGCACGTGCGGCGCAGCTGGAGGCCGAGCTCCTCGCCACGCGGCGGACGCTGTCGTGGCGGGTGACCGCGCCGCTGCGCGCCCTCCGCCGCGGCGGGCGGTCCGCGTGAGGGCGGGCACGGAGGGCGGCCCCCGCACGACTGCCCTGCTCGCGCAGCGCCTGCGCGCCGCGGCGGAGGCCGTGCTGACCGACCCGCCCGCGCGGCTGGAGGACGACTCCCGTGACGCCGACGTCTGCCTGACCGCGCTGGTGGCGCGGCTGCGCGACGGACGCGGTGACCGCGACGTCGACGGGTCCCGGCGCACGGACCTGATCTGGCTCGTGCTCGCCGCGCTGGCCGGCGCCTACCCCTCGTCCGACGACGTGCGGGACGTGCAGCGTGCCCTCGATCTGGACGACCTCACGGGCGTCACGCTCAGACTGCTCGACCGTGCCCACGTCCTCGCGACCTCGTTCCGCGGGCACGACCGGGAGGCGGTCGTGGTCACCGGCGTGGTCGCGGACGTCGACATGTGCGCCCGGTTCGACTTCCACAACGGCATCCAGCGCGTCGCGCGCGAGGTCGCCCGACGCTGGGCCGGCGCCCACCCGGTGACCTTCGCGGCCTGGACAGAGACGGCGGGCGCGCTGCGCACCCTGACCGACCGCGAGTCGGAGCGGGCGCTGCGCTGGCGCGACGCGGCGGAGTCGGCCCAGCGGCTCGTCGAGTCGGAGGACGAGGACGCGACGCGGCAGCCGATCGTGCTGCCCTGGCGCGCGAACCTGGTGCTGCTGGAGGTACCGCTCCCGGACTCCCGCTGCGGCCGGATCGCGACGCTCGCCGAGCTCTCCGGCACGACTGTCGACGGGATCGGGTACGACGCCATCCCGCTGGTCAGCGCCGACATCCGCCCGCTCGGCGAGCCGAACGGGTTCGTGACGTACCTGACGGCCGTCAAGCACATCAGGCGGATGGCCGGGATCAGCCGGTCGGCCGCCGAGGAGTTCCGTGGCTTCGCGCACGCGCTGGCGGCGCAGGGGCTCACGGGGCCGGACGTGCACGAGGTGACGCTCCCGACCGCCGTGCCCGAGCCCCCGCCCGGCTTCGTGCGGACCGAGCCCGCCAGGCCGCTGGTGCTCAGCGTCGGCCGGATGGAGCCGCACAAGAACCACGCGGCCCTCCTGCACGCCGCCGAGCGGCTGTGGGACGAGGGCGCCGACTTCGAGCTCTGCCTGGTCGGCGGGCCGGGCTGGGACCTGGACGCGTCCGCGGCCGTGCGGACCATCGAGCGGCTCCAGCGCGCCGGGCGACCGGTGACCTGGCGGCGCGGGGTCGGCGACCTGGAGATGTGGGACATGATCCGCACGGCGTCCTTCACCGCGTTCGTCTCGCTGCACGAGGGGTACGGCCTGCCCGTCGCCGAGTCGCTGGCCTGCGGCACCCCGGTGCTGACCACGAGGTACGGCAGCCAGGGCCAGATCGCGGCCGACGGCGGCTGCCTGGTCGTCGACCCCCGGGACGACGACGAGGTGCTGGCCGGTCTGCGGCGCATGGTGACCGAGCCGGGGCTCCGCGCCCGCCTGCGCGTGGAGGCAGGCGCGAGGAGAGCCCGCACCTGGGACGGATACGCCGACGACCTGTGGACGACGCTGCTGGGAGGTGCGGCATGAGCGGCACGGACGCGACCGCACGCACGTTCGCCCGGCGGGTCGCGGGTCGCGCCCGCCGCGCGCTGCGGGGCCCGGCCCACGCCCCCACCCCCGTCCGGCCGGGACGGACTCCCCCCGACGTGTGGGCCCGCCGTGTCGCGACGCTGGTTCGCGCGCTCGAGGCCGACGGCTCCGGCGGTGTCCCCGCCGCGGGCCTCGACCCGGACGCCCGCCTGCGCCGTCTGCTGACGGGGGCCGGGGACGACCGGATCTGGCTCGCGCTCGCGGTGCTCTCCGGGCGTCTGCCGGAGCCGGCGCAGGTCGTCGCGGCCCGGCGCGCCGCCCGCACCGGCGGCCCGCAGGCGGTGCTGGACGCCGCCCGCGCCGCCACGACCGCGGCGTCGGCGGGTCGCGAGGTCGAGGTGCTCCACGGCCGGACCCTGGTCGACATGGGCGACCTGGTGCTGTTCCCGCTCGGGACCGGCATCCAGCGTGTCGCCCGGCAGGTCGGGCGCGCGTGGCGCGACGGGCACGACGTGACGGCCGTGGCCTGGACGCCGGAGCTCGACGCCCTGCGCGCGCTCAGCGACGCGGAGCGGGACGCCGCCCTGGACGGGCTGGACGCGCCGCCGACGGTGACGCCGGAGGACGGCGCCCGGTCGACGGCGGTGCAGGTGGTGGTGCCCTGGGGCGGCACGTACCTGCTCCCTGAGCTCGCGATCCAGCCGCAGCGCTGTGCCGCCCTGCACGGGCTCGCCGAGCACTCCCCCACCCGGTGCGGCGTGATCGGGTTCGACCTGGTGCCCGTGACCTCGGCCGAGACCTCCGCGGAGGGCTTCGCGGCGGTGTTCGCGCTGAACCTCGCCGCCGTCGCCGAGTTCGACGCGGTCGCCGCGATCTCGCGGGCGGCCGCCACCGAGTACGAGGGCTGGCGGCGCATGCTGAGCGGGGCAGGGCTGACCGGTCCGCAGGTCACCGCCGTGCAGCTGCCGGCGCACGCTCCCATGCCGACCGACGCCGATCTCGCGGAGGCCCGTGACCGGTTCACGGTGGCCGGGTGGCCGCTGGTGCTGTGCGTCGGCAGCCACGAGCCGCGGAAGAACCACCTGGCCGTGCTGCACGCCGCTGAGCTGCTGTGGCGGCGCGGGCACCGGTTCACGGTGACGTTCGTCGGCGGGAACTCCTGGAACAGCGACGCGTTCAACCGCCGGCTCGGGGAGCTCCAGGGTGCCGGTCGCCCCGTGGAGGCCGTCAGCCGGCTCGACGACCGGCTGCTGTGGGCGGCCTACCGGGTCGCGCACTGCTCGGTGTTCCCGTCGCTGAACGAGGGCTTCGGGCTGCCCGTCGCGGAGTCGATCGCCGCCGGCACGCCGGCACTCGCCTCCGACTTCGGCAGCATGCGGGAGATCGCGGCCCACGGCGGGGCCCTGCTCGTCGATCCCCGCGACGACCACTCCGTGGCCGACGGGCTGGAGCGGCTGCTGACCGAT is a window encoding:
- a CDS encoding glycosyltransferase family 1 protein codes for the protein MDVALTVEQLWQPVPGGSGSYIRELVAALPSAGVRPVGLAARGDAGDDGGLGVPVVRSALPRRALYESWSRLRRPRADGPAGRVDVVHATTWAVPGHRAPLVVTVHDLAFLRDPGHFTPRGNAFFRRALDITRAEAARVVVPSRATRDDCVAEGVDADRVDVVPHGVRVPEVTPSERAAWRRRHGVDRPYVLWCGTLEPRKNLPRLVEAYARAAAEAPGFPDLVLVGPAGWGGEADRVAAALSALPEGAVHLLGRLPEADLHAAYAGATAFAFPSLREGFGMPVLEAMAHGVPVLTSAGTSMAEFAAGAGVLADPADADALAAGLVALVDGDAGAWSAAGRRTAAGMTWASSAEAHAATYRAAARS
- a CDS encoding glycosyltransferase, whose product is MPAPASVRVVVVTWNGAHLLPDCLDSLRAQTVADELEVLVVDNASSDGTTELLAERYPDVHVVRAPRNLGFAGGAALGCRGFGGDWVALLNNDAAFAPDAVERLRAAATAPGAEDVGAVTARLLLSEPDGGAPRRVNSTGNVVTRAGTGADRDWLAPVGQESTDPDVFGFCGGAALLRRRALEEVGGFDPELFLYYEDTDLSWKLRAAGWRVVYAADAVAVHRHAASSDAASPLFRYQNTRNSLTVFTRHAPAWVVTASAARQLAGLLRAAARSGPRDPLVRARWRGLRDWALRLPRTLAERRAVWTGARVPRAEVARYLRGG
- a CDS encoding glycosyltransferase, which codes for MRFCSVAAGVDPVALRLTLDDALRHHPGSRGVVLDVDGSTTAWDGVDVVTPSDIGVPDRMLHAAGLLADPPLLRSWLLPRLLAYVAREERVAVHLSAGLRVLAPLDALLDGARERGLALVARCDGLPPHDGLSPTSTEVVDAGPYREAALAATAGALPRIEQWIAESDLGRPSAWQALAAVTDPLVLAAGTVLSRWCLCARTTVQEEDGTVTADGVPVLAVDLAEFDPARPWLLSTAGADTTRARLTDHPVVRDLCERHATEMRAAGWTPGSRPVEPFRLTPAGLPVDTAMRRAYWDAVVDVPDGSPEPPDAFDTQDPGAFARWLDEVVTDGVPLTRYLLALYQDREDLRREFPHVPGADSARFVDWLDLHARHENDYAVPLLESGSRIAREAARHPRPDRRAPGLNVAGYLQGELGIGESARLMVRALATTHVPYSTISVGRHLQSRQATELGGLAGAPQRFDLTLLCVNADQTGAALDAEPDLLRSRYRIGMWYWEVEDFPATMHGGFGHLDEVWVASDFVRDAVARHTSLPVVTVPPPLPQASAPTSLTRADLGLPEDRPVVLFSYDYLSTAERKNPVGAVEAFRRAFAPGEGPVLVLKSINADKRVGDAERLRLRVADEPDVVLMDTYLSADARDALVQHCDAYLSLHRSEGLGLTIAEAMAYGKPVVATGYSGNLQFMTPENSFLVPWTPTRIPEHCEPYPAGSRWADPDLDAAAAALRTIVDDPALATARGQRAAYDIRELHSPQVAGARIAARLTEVRSELPRLVWRSRARRVRDIATRALRSR
- a CDS encoding glycosyltransferase translates to MKRFAGGEQVVRPGVVSVVLVNYRGADDTITCLGHLQEMDWPADRLELIVVDNDSGDGSAERIRAAVPGATVVEAGSNTGFAGGCNLGVDHATGEFVAFLNNDARPHAQWVSAAVAALREDPWIGAVASKVLDWDGQAIDYVDGSLTWFGMGYKREVGRADSPEFDRPKDVLFATGAATVMPATVFREVGGFDERFFMFYEDVDLGWRLNLLGYRVRYVPGSVAYHKHHVTMKKFGNYRESYLLERNALLSMYKNFDDETLARALPAAMALAVRRSLARTDTDATVLDLQRSPGNDDVGTVEVQKMALTGPYAIDYFTENLPSLLETRKELQARRRRTDRDLFPLFRHAIEPAYGFPTYLEAHRTLVEAFGIADHFASRQRVLVVTGEPLLERMAGPAIRAWEIARALAPEHEVRLVSTGGCQVTAEDFTAEYVSGRSLQEASEWADVIVFQGFLLEAAPWLKKSSKVIVADVYDPMHLEQLEQARDLGPGGRALAVRETTRALNEQLRRADFLLCASEKQRDFWLGQLAGQGRVNPAVYDEDASLDALISVVPFGIPDEPPVQRRSAIRGQVEGIGPDDKVIIWGGGVYNWFDPLTLLRAVDRLKGAHPDIRLYFMGLKHPNPGVPDMKMAWETQQLAEELGLTGKHVFFNHGWVPYAERADYLMDADVGVSTHFLHIETAYSFRTRILDYLWASLPIVATGGDTFGELIRDHGLGRVVPERDVEALAAALEEMLYDPAAAAAARENVRAFATRFTWSTALRPLVEFCRDPRRAVDLAHALGAPTASARAFQRRRPSVRDDLLLARQYLSAGGPREVVRRATGRVRRVLGGAEAAQQED
- a CDS encoding GDP-mannose 4,6-dehydratase; the encoded protein is MTTTFVTGVTGQDGTYLLERLLEEGTEVHGLVRPGDEAAPALRRRHPGVVLHEGDLGDLDALAALVADVAPDEVVNLAGISSVATSWAEPVLTARLSGLAVTALLESAYRLQESSGRPVRFLQASSAEIFGQPEVEPQDERTPLRPVNPYGSAKAFAHHQTAVYRGRGLHAATVILFNHESPLRPTTFVTRKITAAAAAIGRTGEGVIALGNLDARRDWGWAPDYVDAMVRALRHDVADDFVVATGRTHSVRDFAEAALRRAGVGDDWERFVTTDPRFVRPADASVLVGDPSKAERELGWRRTVEFEEVVARMVDHDLELVEG
- a CDS encoding GDP-mannose 4,6-dehydratase, whose product is MPRALITGITGQDGLYLSELLLSKGYEVFGLIRGQNNPKLELVRRTVPGVKLLTGDLTDMSSLIRALNASQPDEVYNLGAISFVAYSWENAALTSDVTGKGVLNILEAVRLYAGEDVSKVRFYQASSSEMFGKVQEVPQRESTLLWPRSPYGVAKVFGHYMTINYRESYGMHASSGILFNHESPRRGPEFVTRKVSQAVARISLGLQEHVTLGNLDAKRDWGFAGDYVEAMWRMLQQDQADDYVVATGETHSIGELLDAAFAHVGITDWAPHVKQDPAFMRPAEVDLLIGDPSKAKDVLGWQPQVGFQQLVGMMVENDLAEQRALSGR